A section of the Leptospira kobayashii genome encodes:
- the groL gene encoding chaperonin GroEL (60 kDa chaperone family; promotes refolding of misfolded polypeptides especially under stressful conditions; forms two stacked rings of heptamers to form a barrel-shaped 14mer; ends can be capped by GroES; misfolded proteins enter the barrel where they are refolded when GroES binds), with translation MAKTIEFDETARRKLLAGVNKLANAVKVTLGPKGRNVVIDKKFGSPTITKDGVTVAKEIELEDAIENMGAQMVKEVSTKTNDIAGDGTTTATILAQAIVNEGLKNVTAGANPMALKHGIDKAVIAAVEEIKKRSIKINSKAEYANVATISANNDKEIGNLIAQAFDKVGKEGVITVDEAKSIETTLDIVEGMQFDRGYISPYMVTDPEAMIATFADPFILIYDKKISSMKDLLPVLEKVAQAGRPLVIIAEEVEGEALATIVVNTLRKTIQCVAVKAPGFGDRRKAMLEDIAVLTGGQVISEDLGMKLENADVKMLGRAKKIVVDKENTTVIEGAGSSKDIQGRVSQIKKQIEDTTSDYDREKLQERLAKLAGGVAVIHVGAATEVEMKEKKARVEDALSATRAAVEEGIVPGGGLTLLRAQDAVKALKLTGDEQTGANIILRALEEPIRMITSNAGLEGSVIVEQARAKSGNEGFNALTMVWEDLIKAGVVDPAKVVRSALQNAASIGAMILTTEVTITDKPEPKDAGGGGMPGGMGGMGGMGGMM, from the coding sequence AAGTTACTCTCGGACCAAAAGGAAGAAACGTAGTTATCGATAAAAAATTCGGATCTCCAACCATCACCAAAGACGGTGTAACAGTTGCAAAAGAAATCGAATTGGAAGATGCAATTGAAAATATGGGCGCTCAAATGGTGAAAGAAGTTTCCACCAAGACGAACGACATTGCCGGTGACGGAACAACTACTGCAACAATCCTTGCTCAAGCAATCGTAAACGAAGGTTTGAAAAACGTAACTGCCGGTGCAAACCCTATGGCTCTTAAACATGGTATCGACAAAGCAGTGATCGCTGCCGTTGAAGAAATCAAAAAAAGATCCATTAAAATCAACAGCAAAGCGGAATACGCAAACGTTGCAACCATCTCTGCAAACAACGATAAAGAAATCGGAAATCTGATTGCACAAGCTTTTGATAAAGTTGGTAAAGAAGGTGTAATTACAGTTGATGAAGCAAAATCAATCGAAACAACACTTGATATCGTAGAAGGTATGCAATTCGACCGAGGATACATTTCACCTTATATGGTGACTGATCCGGAAGCAATGATTGCAACTTTTGCAGATCCTTTCATTTTAATTTACGATAAAAAAATCTCTTCTATGAAAGATCTTCTTCCTGTACTTGAAAAAGTAGCTCAAGCGGGTCGCCCTCTTGTGATCATCGCGGAAGAAGTGGAAGGGGAAGCTCTTGCAACTATCGTAGTAAACACTCTTCGCAAAACCATTCAATGTGTGGCTGTAAAGGCACCGGGATTTGGTGACAGAAGAAAAGCAATGTTGGAAGACATCGCAGTGCTTACCGGTGGTCAAGTGATCTCCGAAGACCTAGGTATGAAATTGGAAAACGCCGACGTAAAAATGTTAGGTCGTGCAAAAAAAATCGTAGTAGATAAAGAAAATACTACAGTGATCGAAGGTGCAGGTTCTTCCAAAGACATCCAAGGCCGCGTGAGCCAAATCAAAAAACAAATCGAAGACACTACTTCCGATTACGATCGCGAAAAACTACAAGAACGTCTGGCAAAACTTGCCGGTGGTGTTGCAGTGATTCACGTTGGTGCGGCGACTGAAGTGGAAATGAAAGAGAAAAAAGCCCGCGTAGAAGATGCATTATCTGCAACTCGCGCAGCTGTGGAAGAAGGAATTGTTCCAGGTGGCGGGCTCACTCTACTTCGTGCTCAAGATGCGGTAAAAGCATTAAAATTAACAGGCGACGAACAAACAGGTGCTAACATCATCCTTCGTGCTTTGGAAGAACCGATCCGAATGATCACTTCCAACGCAGGTCTGGAAGGTTCCGTAATCGTAGAGCAAGCAAGAGCTAAATCCGGAAACGAAGGATTTAACGCGCTTACTATGGTTTGGGAAGATTTGATCAAAGCGGGCGTAGTAGATCCGGCAAAAGTGGTTCGTTCTGCACTTCAAAACGCAGCTTCCATCGGTGCAATGATCCTCACTACCGAAGTGACTATCACTGACAAACCGGAACCAAAAGACGCAGGCGGCGGCGGAATGCCGGGCGGTATGGGTGGAATGGGAGGCATGGGCGGAATGATGTAA
- a CDS encoding DUF1564 family protein produces the protein MREFTKRTFVRKGKVHRTRLISALQNKSGKMPVMFLIPTHSEKHLNKLLFRKTFRQVLHELLIQYSEFIVFSHWNTSASVSKKYQSKGLALVRIGAKVQLEDLLELKAIANGLGVSYCLLFSRMLELDELGWGKELREAGVVRTLPHHPRLLLKTQFLPLNQIEMVYRI, from the coding sequence ATGAGAGAATTCACAAAACGGACTTTCGTTCGAAAGGGGAAAGTTCACCGAACACGACTTATCTCTGCTCTGCAAAACAAATCGGGAAAGATGCCTGTAATGTTTCTTATTCCTACGCATTCGGAAAAACATCTGAACAAATTATTGTTCCGAAAGACTTTCCGGCAAGTTTTGCATGAATTATTGATTCAGTATTCCGAGTTTATCGTTTTTTCCCATTGGAATACCAGTGCTTCTGTTTCGAAGAAATACCAAAGCAAGGGTTTGGCTCTCGTTCGGATCGGGGCTAAGGTTCAGTTGGAAGATTTATTGGAATTGAAGGCGATCGCGAATGGTTTGGGGGTTTCTTACTGTTTGCTTTTTTCAAGGATGCTGGAATTGGATGAGTTGGGATGGGGCAAGGAATTGAGGGAGGCGGGGGTGGTTAGAACTCTACCTCACCACCCCCGCCTACTACTCAAAACCCAATTCCTACCCCTTAACCAAATAGAAATGGTCTACCGGATATAA
- a CDS encoding PP2C family protein-serine/threonine phosphatase → MNFITFFKKENLYFLGFIFVLLSCHPLEKTRIIEDWRFGWEMRWLEMEEIDRFSVSEENQSKSYLPYRIPYISITQPHNKILVARRKWEKLQGIESPSLFLRGGVRLLGIFSGNQLVARQFYFSSEGTETEGKKKLEFDPNFFPIVHLPKENAGEYIYVLFLSERNFPIGFNETPVYSDLISNHKMMTNRNQSFAGLGFFFISLGVFSSYLYWRRKKRAIVGFTIFSVLSGLHFMSQIGFWGFFWYDSFAVDFYIFIITLFSIPISGLYFFDKLFGIGRWNIIRMMWQFHLLFSIVILTLAFFDVIPFALALITFAWVTLPSLVLQVLISWGEIAAGKPKAWILALGSVFLLIFNGHDILVAMNVLQSITKLAPWGFFLFVVLLSLYGENLFRDSEVKFVSLQKEIVTAARIQNAILPPSPPKWENINISVYYQPSQEVGGDFYDFQALGNKKYGLLIADVVGHGLGASIVASLSKFSFFQNHNYWENPSFLLSSMNDDLVKRSQGRFTTASYFYLDRERKRFIVASAGHPSFFHLAKKDGSINEIKPKGKPLGILENLTFVEEEYNFEPGDRFLFYTDGLTEETGKGEEEFGIQNLKILFNQFSNLLPDLAVAKMVAEFKSTMKLQGLPHDDITLIVLEVC, encoded by the coding sequence ATGAACTTTATAACTTTCTTTAAAAAAGAGAACCTATATTTTCTTGGATTTATTTTTGTTTTGTTGTCTTGTCATCCTCTTGAGAAAACAAGAATCATCGAAGATTGGCGTTTCGGTTGGGAAATGCGTTGGTTGGAGATGGAAGAAATCGATCGTTTTTCCGTCTCGGAGGAGAATCAATCAAAATCCTATCTACCCTATCGGATTCCCTATATATCCATCACACAACCGCATAACAAAATACTTGTGGCAAGACGTAAATGGGAGAAACTTCAGGGAATCGAATCGCCTTCTCTTTTTTTGAGAGGAGGAGTTAGGTTACTTGGTATTTTCTCGGGAAATCAGTTGGTAGCCAGGCAGTTTTATTTTTCTTCGGAAGGAACCGAAACGGAAGGTAAAAAGAAATTGGAATTCGATCCCAATTTTTTCCCGATTGTACATTTGCCTAAGGAAAATGCGGGAGAATACATATATGTGTTATTTCTATCCGAACGAAATTTTCCCATAGGATTCAATGAAACTCCGGTTTATTCCGATCTGATTTCTAATCATAAGATGATGACGAATAGAAATCAATCTTTCGCCGGGCTTGGTTTTTTCTTTATATCTCTCGGCGTTTTTTCGAGTTACTTGTATTGGAGAAGAAAAAAAAGAGCGATCGTCGGTTTTACCATATTTTCCGTGTTATCTGGTCTTCACTTTATGTCACAGATCGGATTCTGGGGATTTTTCTGGTATGATTCCTTTGCCGTTGATTTTTATATTTTTATCATAACATTGTTTTCCATTCCTATTTCCGGATTGTATTTCTTCGATAAACTGTTCGGTATTGGGCGGTGGAATATAATACGAATGATGTGGCAGTTCCATCTTTTGTTCAGTATCGTTATTTTGACTTTGGCTTTTTTTGATGTGATTCCTTTTGCGCTTGCTTTGATTACATTTGCATGGGTGACATTGCCGTCTTTGGTTTTGCAAGTATTGATTTCCTGGGGAGAAATTGCCGCAGGCAAACCGAAGGCATGGATATTGGCTTTGGGTAGTGTGTTTTTACTGATATTCAACGGTCATGATATTTTGGTCGCTATGAATGTATTACAATCCATTACAAAATTAGCACCTTGGGGTTTTTTCCTATTTGTCGTTTTATTGTCATTATACGGAGAAAATTTATTCAGAGATTCCGAAGTTAAGTTCGTATCTTTGCAAAAAGAGATTGTAACGGCCGCTAGAATTCAAAATGCGATTTTACCACCCAGTCCCCCTAAATGGGAAAATATAAATATATCCGTTTATTATCAGCCGTCTCAGGAAGTAGGCGGGGACTTTTACGATTTTCAGGCATTGGGGAATAAAAAATACGGATTACTGATTGCCGATGTCGTTGGGCATGGGTTAGGTGCCTCGATCGTTGCGTCTTTATCGAAATTTTCCTTTTTTCAGAATCATAATTATTGGGAAAACCCTTCTTTTTTGCTTTCATCGATGAACGATGATTTGGTGAAAAGATCGCAAGGTCGTTTTACCACAGCTTCTTATTTTTATTTGGATCGGGAAAGAAAACGATTTATCGTTGCGAGTGCCGGCCATCCTTCTTTTTTTCATTTGGCCAAAAAAGACGGATCTATCAATGAAATCAAACCGAAAGGAAAACCTTTGGGAATACTCGAAAATCTTACCTTCGTTGAAGAAGAATACAATTTCGAGCCGGGAGATCGTTTTTTATTTTATACGGACGGTTTGACGGAAGAGACCGGCAAAGGTGAGGAAGAGTTTGGAATCCAAAATTTGAAAATCCTATTCAATCAATTTTCAAATCTCCTCCCTGACTTAGCTGTTGCTAAAATGGTCGCGGAGTTTAAATCCACTATGAAATTGCAAGGTCTTCCGCATGATGATATCACTTTGATTGTTTTGGAAGTTTGCTGA
- a CDS encoding peptide chain release factor family protein gives MSALDLLESDLEESFIKSGGKGGQNVNKVSTAVYLLHKPTGTDVKCSVYRTQGLNRYKARVLLCEKIEILNHPKSSSKETERLKIIKRKKDKLRKTKKLKIADLKNKEFADSIQNDHLTLEE, from the coding sequence ATGTCCGCTTTGGACTTACTCGAATCGGATTTGGAAGAGTCCTTTATCAAGTCCGGCGGTAAAGGCGGACAGAATGTAAATAAAGTTTCTACAGCAGTTTATTTATTACATAAACCGACCGGGACGGATGTGAAGTGTTCCGTATACCGAACTCAAGGACTAAACCGTTATAAGGCGAGAGTATTACTTTGCGAAAAAATTGAAATTTTAAATCATCCCAAATCGTCTTCTAAGGAAACGGAACGCTTAAAAATAATTAAACGGAAAAAAGATAAGCTGCGTAAAACAAAGAAGTTAAAAATAGCAGATTTAAAAAACAAAGAATTTGCGGATTCGATTCAGAACGATCATCTCACTTTAGAAGAATGA
- a CDS encoding Mrp/NBP35 family ATP-binding protein: protein MANSKADLSAVQRQLMQVKHPELKKDIVSLGMVAKVDNGEEGIDILIKTPNNDRRLQIGLEAQARQLISKIEGIGKVKIKFEVDQSMKMEDGNKIFGVKKVIAVGSGKGGVGKSTVTANLAAALLKTGKKVGILDADIYGPSLGKMFGVNGRVALKSEEDKIYPLEKHGLKLISFAFLVADDQPVVWRGPMLGKAVEQFLYDVVWGELDYLLIDLPPGTGDVQLSLAQLIDLDGAIIVTTPQEVAVLDAGRAAAMFKQVKVPILGIVENMSGFACPSCGHVTDLFSKGGGGKLAAQLSVPQLGQVPLTVEVMKSGESGIPAVLGDGNKALIESYSNIVKNLESQLALWED, encoded by the coding sequence ATGGCAAATTCTAAAGCGGATCTTTCCGCAGTGCAAAGACAACTGATGCAAGTAAAACATCCTGAACTCAAGAAGGATATCGTTAGTTTGGGAATGGTTGCAAAAGTGGATAATGGTGAAGAAGGAATTGATATCCTGATCAAAACACCAAACAACGACAGGCGATTGCAAATCGGTTTGGAAGCGCAAGCGAGACAGCTGATATCCAAAATCGAAGGAATCGGAAAAGTAAAAATCAAATTCGAAGTGGATCAATCCATGAAGATGGAAGACGGAAACAAAATCTTCGGTGTCAAAAAAGTCATCGCAGTAGGTTCCGGAAAAGGGGGGGTAGGTAAGTCTACCGTAACTGCAAATCTTGCTGCTGCCTTACTTAAAACTGGCAAGAAAGTGGGCATTTTGGATGCGGATATTTACGGTCCTTCTTTGGGTAAAATGTTCGGAGTGAACGGTCGCGTTGCATTGAAATCGGAAGAAGACAAAATTTATCCTTTGGAAAAACACGGTTTGAAATTGATTTCTTTCGCTTTTTTAGTAGCCGATGACCAACCAGTTGTTTGGCGGGGGCCTATGCTTGGAAAAGCCGTTGAACAGTTCTTATATGATGTTGTTTGGGGAGAATTGGACTACCTACTCATCGACTTACCTCCCGGTACGGGAGATGTTCAATTATCCTTAGCTCAGCTCATAGATTTGGACGGGGCTATCATCGTGACTACTCCCCAGGAAGTGGCGGTGCTCGATGCGGGAAGAGCTGCGGCCATGTTCAAACAGGTAAAAGTTCCGATACTCGGAATCGTAGAGAATATGTCCGGGTTTGCTTGCCCTTCTTGCGGTCATGTAACGGACCTATTTTCCAAAGGGGGAGGGGGGAAGTTGGCCGCCCAATTATCCGTTCCTCAGTTAGGCCAGGTTCCACTCACCGTCGAGGTAATGAAATCCGGTGAATCGGGAATTCCGGCCGTTTTGGGCGATGGAAATAAAGCATTAATTGAGTCCTATTCTAACATAGTGAAGAATCTAGAAAGTCAATTAGCCCTCTGGGAAGATTAA
- a CDS encoding metallophosphoesterase family protein encodes MKIVHISDLHFPTKIPFFSLRGKSIIGYLNYAARRQKKYPPLLIETLIQTIKKLEYDALVISGDLTNVSHPAEFPQAKEWLKPILDDRTFIIPGNHDRYKTESVQPVLLFEKEFLPFLGEEASKTNYLRKKEIGGFTLVGWDSNRPLPVAKANGVVKPEIISETNSIVNKPYILVCHHPLWNPKFQEESSGHKMVNRKEVASLLKEKPPVLYLHGHTHTNWIKRPGEKAPFYIINSASSTRLSDSKHISGFHIIDLEKNGNATFRRFGYHTETNQFLESPLLIYDEEDGVI; translated from the coding sequence ATGAAAATCGTTCATATCTCGGATCTACATTTTCCGACTAAGATTCCTTTTTTCTCGTTAAGAGGAAAATCCATCATAGGATATTTGAATTACGCCGCGCGTAGGCAAAAAAAATATCCGCCTCTTTTGATCGAAACTTTAATTCAAACCATTAAAAAATTAGAATACGATGCATTGGTAATATCCGGAGATTTAACAAACGTATCCCATCCTGCTGAGTTTCCCCAAGCCAAAGAGTGGTTGAAACCGATCTTAGACGATCGTACTTTTATCATTCCCGGCAATCATGATCGTTACAAGACCGAATCCGTACAACCTGTACTCTTATTCGAAAAGGAATTTTTACCGTTTTTAGGTGAAGAAGCTTCGAAAACGAATTATTTGAGAAAAAAGGAAATAGGTGGATTTACTTTGGTTGGCTGGGATTCCAACCGACCCCTCCCTGTCGCAAAAGCAAACGGAGTTGTAAAACCTGAAATCATCTCCGAAACAAATTCGATTGTAAACAAACCTTATATACTGGTTTGTCATCATCCTCTTTGGAATCCCAAATTCCAAGAGGAATCAAGCGGCCATAAGATGGTAAACCGAAAGGAAGTTGCATCGCTTTTGAAAGAAAAACCTCCCGTTTTGTATCTTCACGGGCATACTCATACGAATTGGATCAAAAGGCCCGGGGAAAAAGCTCCGTTTTACATTATTAATTCGGCATCTAGTACCCGTTTATCGGATTCGAAGCATATTTCCGGATTTCATATCATAGATCTGGAAAAAAACGGAAACGCGACTTTTCGGAGATTCGGTTATCATACGGAAACAAATCAATTTTTAGAAAGCCCACTTCTTATTTACGATGAAGAAGATGGTGTGATTTAA
- a CDS encoding lipoyl domain-containing protein: MSDKDFFLKTPDLGDTEKIELIQWLCNQGDQVSKGQELIELVTDKAAFPVESPYAGLLKEVRVKAGSVVKKGEILGVLEIIE; encoded by the coding sequence ATGAGTGATAAAGATTTTTTTCTTAAAACTCCCGATTTAGGTGATACGGAAAAAATAGAACTCATTCAATGGTTATGTAATCAGGGTGATCAAGTTTCCAAAGGACAAGAGTTGATTGAATTGGTTACGGACAAAGCAGCCTTCCCCGTTGAATCTCCTTATGCCGGGCTTTTGAAAGAAGTTCGAGTGAAGGCGGGTTCTGTAGTGAAAAAAGGGGAAATACTCGGAGTTCTTGAAATTATAGAATGA
- a CDS encoding chorismate-binding protein, translated as MFFEAGYFLEPSLHHLTKDISSGAILLSIQVFGSKKKISYQTPNLPFLGTGGIEELSQPISKETYLSQIKNAQDHLQEGNSYELNISFETNFKLNSDPFLFFQKLKRKQKTKYSVYFPLGEDIILSLSPELFWSVSRGKITTKPMKGTAKRGISYEEDLNLRNQLQTSEKERAENVMITDLFRNDLGKISKIGTVEVPSLFETEALDSVWQMTSEIESELLPEISFSEMITTLFPSGSVSGAPKIRSLEIIKDIEKRERGIYTGSLFSLENTEGNLESLANVSIRTVQLKKEQNGYNGSYSIGSGITVLSDPETEYEECQSKLSFLTKESIPDFEILETIRFFNGRFRFLNLHLNRMARSASRFGYPFDPVKARESLDSLSHVASGLLRVRLLLNAKGEFKAETYAYTRTDKRRKISLTWATKKIPSSDPFFYHKTTIRDFYSESLKEAQEFGCEDAILLAEDGTVSETCVRNLFFRKENQWFTPTLRSGGLAGTLREKLISKGWVKETDCFPNDLINSDYVLAGNSLRGLERVKIRPWE; from the coding sequence TTGTTTTTTGAAGCCGGATATTTTTTAGAACCGAGTTTACACCATTTAACAAAAGATATATCGAGTGGTGCGATTTTACTCTCTATTCAGGTTTTCGGTTCCAAAAAAAAGATTTCCTATCAAACTCCGAATTTGCCTTTTTTAGGCACAGGAGGGATCGAAGAACTCTCACAACCCATTTCCAAAGAGACTTATCTTTCCCAAATCAAAAATGCACAAGATCATCTGCAAGAAGGAAACAGTTACGAGCTCAATATCAGTTTTGAAACAAACTTCAAACTGAATAGCGATCCTTTTTTATTCTTTCAAAAACTAAAAAGAAAACAGAAAACAAAATATTCCGTATACTTTCCGCTAGGTGAAGATATCATACTAAGCCTTTCTCCAGAATTGTTTTGGTCAGTCAGTCGCGGCAAAATCACAACAAAGCCGATGAAAGGCACTGCCAAACGGGGAATCAGCTATGAAGAAGATCTGAATCTTAGAAATCAATTGCAAACCTCTGAAAAAGAAAGAGCGGAAAACGTGATGATTACCGATCTCTTTCGAAATGATCTGGGAAAAATCTCAAAAATAGGAACCGTAGAAGTACCTTCTCTATTTGAAACGGAAGCACTTGATTCGGTATGGCAAATGACTTCCGAAATAGAATCGGAACTACTTCCCGAAATTTCCTTTTCCGAAATGATAACAACCCTCTTTCCGTCGGGTTCCGTAAGCGGAGCACCTAAAATACGTTCGCTGGAAATCATCAAAGATATAGAAAAAAGGGAAAGAGGGATTTATACCGGTTCCTTGTTTAGTTTGGAAAATACGGAAGGCAATTTGGAATCACTTGCGAATGTGTCAATCCGAACGGTGCAATTAAAAAAAGAACAAAATGGATATAACGGTAGTTACTCTATTGGAAGTGGGATCACTGTGCTGTCTGACCCGGAAACCGAATACGAAGAGTGCCAATCCAAATTATCCTTTTTGACAAAGGAAAGTATTCCCGATTTTGAAATTCTGGAAACGATTAGATTTTTCAACGGAAGATTTCGGTTTTTGAATTTGCATTTGAATCGAATGGCACGGTCTGCATCCCGTTTCGGATATCCGTTTGATCCTGTAAAGGCGCGGGAATCCTTGGACTCATTGTCTCATGTCGCTTCGGGACTTTTGCGGGTGAGACTCCTTTTGAATGCGAAAGGAGAATTTAAAGCTGAAACTTATGCTTATACTAGAACGGATAAGAGAAGGAAAATCAGTTTAACCTGGGCAACAAAGAAAATTCCAAGTTCCGATCCGTTTTTTTATCACAAAACAACGATTAGGGATTTTTATTCGGAATCGCTTAAGGAAGCGCAGGAATTCGGATGTGAAGATGCGATTCTATTAGCAGAAGACGGAACTGTATCGGAAACATGTGTAAGAAATCTATTTTTCCGGAAAGAAAATCAGTGGTTTACCCCGACACTTCGATCGGGGGGACTTGCCGGAACTCTTAGGGAAAAATTGATTTCCAAAGGTTGGGTGAAAGAAACCGATTGTTTTCCGAACGACCTGATTAACTCCGATTATGTGCTCGCAGGAAACTCACTCAGAGGACTGGAACGGGTAAAAATCAGGCCTTGGGAATGA
- the hslU gene encoding ATP-dependent protease ATPase subunit HslU gives MEPKEILAEVVPNPEEESFNFDLTPKEIVTRLDEYIVGQSKAKRAVAVALRNRSRRRKLPEELREEVYPKNIIMIGPTGVGKTEIARRLSKLCGAPFLKIEATKYTEVGYVGRDVESMIRDLATISLNLVKNEFRDRVKEKAFEKAEETILDIILPPIFYKKEEELTLEEKERFASYKLSREKFREKLRAGKLDDQEIEIDIPKPSAPAGIPMLQVFGAGNMEEMDNQLQNILGDLMPKKQGKRKIKISEAKKLVSESEAEKLIDSEKMQSEAVRRAEEMGIIFLDEIDKIAGREGRQGADVSREGVQRDLLPIVEGSTVSTKIGPLRTDHILFIAAGAFHMSKPSDLIPELQGRFPIRVELDTLSREDFVKILSTPKSSLTKQYEALLATEGVQLSFTEDGIHEIANLAFEMNEKNENIGARRLNTIMEKLLEETSFEAPDLAEDKKKIEVNRNFVESILKGIIEDKDLSRYIL, from the coding sequence ATGGAACCGAAAGAAATTTTAGCGGAAGTTGTTCCTAATCCTGAAGAGGAAAGTTTTAATTTTGATTTAACACCTAAAGAAATTGTTACTCGTTTGGATGAATACATTGTAGGGCAGTCGAAAGCAAAAAGAGCGGTTGCTGTCGCGCTTCGCAATCGGTCCCGACGCAGAAAACTTCCGGAAGAATTAAGAGAAGAAGTTTATCCTAAAAATATCATTATGATCGGACCGACAGGAGTCGGAAAAACCGAAATAGCTCGCCGTTTATCGAAGTTATGTGGCGCACCTTTTTTGAAAATCGAAGCTACCAAATATACGGAAGTCGGTTACGTTGGTAGAGATGTGGAATCCATGATTCGTGACCTGGCGACAATCTCTCTCAACCTGGTTAAAAATGAATTTAGAGACAGGGTGAAAGAGAAAGCATTCGAAAAAGCGGAAGAAACCATTCTGGATATCATTCTTCCTCCTATTTTTTATAAAAAAGAAGAGGAACTCACCTTGGAAGAAAAAGAACGTTTCGCAAGTTACAAACTTTCTCGCGAAAAGTTCAGAGAAAAACTCCGGGCAGGAAAACTGGATGACCAGGAAATCGAAATCGATATTCCAAAGCCTTCTGCACCTGCAGGCATTCCCATGTTACAGGTATTTGGTGCCGGAAATATGGAGGAAATGGACAATCAGCTTCAAAATATCTTAGGTGATCTGATGCCTAAAAAACAAGGCAAAAGAAAGATCAAGATCTCCGAGGCAAAAAAACTGGTCAGCGAATCCGAAGCCGAAAAATTAATCGATTCGGAAAAGATGCAATCGGAAGCAGTGCGTCGCGCCGAAGAAATGGGAATTATCTTTTTGGATGAAATCGACAAGATCGCAGGAAGGGAAGGAAGACAAGGAGCTGATGTATCCAGAGAAGGAGTGCAAAGGGATCTACTTCCTATCGTGGAAGGATCTACAGTATCTACAAAAATCGGTCCATTGAGAACGGATCATATTTTGTTTATCGCTGCCGGGGCATTTCATATGTCCAAACCATCCGATTTGATTCCTGAGTTACAGGGACGTTTTCCGATTCGTGTTGAGTTGGATACTTTGTCCAGAGAGGATTTTGTAAAAATTCTTTCTACTCCGAAGTCTTCTCTCACCAAACAATACGAAGCCTTACTTGCAACGGAAGGAGTTCAATTGTCTTTTACCGAAGATGGAATCCATGAAATTGCGAATCTTGCTTTTGAAATGAATGAAAAAAACGAAAACATCGGTGCTCGTCGACTGAATACGATCATGGAAAAGTTACTCGAAGAAACCAGTTTTGAAGCACCCGACCTTGCGGAAGATAAAAAGAAAATCGAAGTGAACCGGAATTTTGTAGAGTCCATTCTGAAAGGAATCATCGAAGACAAAGATCTGAGCAGATATATTTTATAA
- the hslV gene encoding ATP-dependent protease subunit HslV, translating into MEAIHATTILSVRKDGKVAMGGDGQVSMGQTVMKHTARKVRRLHGGKVLAGFAGSAADAFTLFELFEKKLGEHGGSVSRAAVELAREWRMDRMLRRLEALLIVCDATESFLISGTGDVISPDDGVLAIGSGGNYALSAARALSENTSFSPSEIIQKAMKITADICIYTNHNLVLEEL; encoded by the coding sequence ATGGAAGCCATACATGCGACCACGATATTGAGTGTCCGAAAGGACGGAAAAGTAGCCATGGGCGGAGACGGCCAGGTTTCAATGGGCCAAACCGTGATGAAACACACTGCACGTAAAGTGCGGAGATTGCATGGTGGAAAAGTGCTCGCAGGATTTGCGGGATCTGCGGCAGATGCGTTCACTTTATTCGAGTTATTTGAAAAAAAACTAGGAGAACATGGCGGATCTGTTTCCCGTGCAGCGGTGGAGCTCGCCCGGGAATGGAGAATGGATCGAATGCTTCGCCGCTTGGAAGCTTTGTTGATCGTATGCGATGCCACCGAATCCTTTTTGATTTCAGGAACAGGAGATGTGATTTCTCCCGATGACGGAGTTCTTGCTATCGGTTCGGGTGGAAATTACGCACTGTCCGCCGCACGCGCATTATCCGAAAACACTTCTTTTAGCCCGTCGGAAATCATCCAAAAAGCAATGAAGATCACTGCAGATATTTGCATTTATACTAACCATAATTTGGTGCTCGAAGAGTTATAG
- a CDS encoding DUF167 domain-containing protein has translation MILIIHAKPNSKKPGIEKLTETEWVVRIKSLPVEGKANEELIRRIAEELDTSPSKVQILQGGTGKKKKILVDI, from the coding sequence ATGATCCTAATCATTCACGCCAAACCGAATTCCAAAAAACCGGGAATTGAAAAACTCACCGAAACGGAATGGGTTGTTCGCATCAAATCTCTGCCGGTAGAAGGCAAAGCCAACGAGGAGTTGATTCGAAGGATCGCAGAGGAACTGGATACTTCTCCCTCAAAGGTGCAAATCCTCCAAGGGGGGACGGGAAAGAAAAAGAAAATTCTCGTAGATATCTAG